The following proteins are encoded in a genomic region of Halonatronomonas betaini:
- the ylxM gene encoding YlxM family DNA-binding protein — translation MPATKNNTQIKKTLTFGRLFDFYGPLLTDRQQEIMRAYYYQDLSLAEIANNLEISRQGVYDHLSRAKGQLIDYEEKLELVSRYQEVQEETGKILDRLKDTTPLTDQDRQELKESIELIKSCL, via the coding sequence TTGCCAGCAACTAAAAATAATACTCAGATTAAGAAGACATTAACCTTTGGCAGGCTTTTTGATTTTTATGGTCCTCTCTTGACTGATAGGCAGCAGGAGATTATGAGAGCATATTATTATCAGGATTTATCTCTTGCTGAGATTGCAAACAATCTTGAGATCAGTCGTCAGGGAGTTTATGATCATTTATCAAGGGCTAAAGGTCAGTTAATAGATTACGAAGAAAAGTTAGAACTGGTCAGTAGATATCAGGAAGTCCAGGAAGAGACCGGTAAGATTTTAGATAGACTTAAAGATACAACTCCCCTGACTGATCAAGATCGTCAGGAATTAAAAGAGAGTATTGAACTTATTAAAAGCTGTCTATAA